In Thermococcus sp., the DNA window ATCGTGAGAGCCATGCTGAACAGCCCGCCGAGGAGGAGTGCAGGGAACGTCCTTTTCCACTCTATTGCGAGTATATAAGCAGCAAGAGCGCCGGTCCAAACCCCGGTTCCGGGCAGGGGTATCGCTACGAAGATGAAGAGACCCCAGAAGCCCCACTTCTCGAGGTATGGGTGGGCCTTTTTCCTCACGCGCTCGACGTAGTAGAGGTAGAGGTGTGCGATTTTCTTCAGGGGTGTCTTTTCAAGCCAGAGCATGACCCTGTCAATGTAGGGCAGAACCACGGGAAGGACGAGCGAGAGCGTCAGAACACCGAGGGAAGCGGCCAAGATTGTTCCCAAAAGGGGATAACCCCTTCCGATGCCGTAAACTACAGCGTAGCGCCCCTCAAAGGTTGGGACAAGGGAGAGTATGAAGACTTGAAGGAGACTATTCAACGTCGAACACCCCCAATTTAAGCGCGTTCACAATGGCACGGTAGTAGGGAAGCCACCACTCTTCGGTTAGTTCAACGAGAAGTCCAACCCACGGCCCGAGGAAGGCTGCAAAGAGGACGTCGCTGAACCAGTGAACGTGGAGTAAGAGCCGCGTTAGGGCTATTGAAACAGCCCATCCCCACCAGAGGGGCCAGAGCTTTTTCCAGCGCCTGCTCAGGAAGTAG includes these proteins:
- a CDS encoding COG2426 family protein, with translation MNSLLQVFILSLVPTFEGRYAVVYGIGRGYPLLGTILAASLGVLTLSLVLPVVLPYIDRVMLWLEKTPLKKIAHLYLYYVERVRKKAHPYLEKWGFWGLFIFVAIPLPGTGVWTGALAAYILAIEWKRTFPALLLGGLFSMALTIGPALGLFG